GACCGGTGGCCAGGATCTGGGCGGTGAAGCCATCGGACGCGCCTGGCGCGGCGTGCGGGTCGATGGTCACGGTGACCGCGGCGGTGCCGTGCGCGGGCACGGTGACCCGGTCGGCCGAGAGCGTGAACATCCCCTTCGGCACGCCGGGCGCGGCGACCGACAGGGCGAGATTCACCGGCGTGGCACCGAAGTTGGTGTACGTCACCGGGCGGCGGACCGCGGCGGACCCGTTCTGCCCGGCGTACGCGGTGGCCGAGGCGAAGATCCCGGCTCGGGCGGCGGCCGCCACGTCCACGCGGCCGCTGCCGGCCTGGAACGCGGTGTAGCCGGGAGTCTGCTTGGCGGTGCTGGTCAGCAGGTCCTTCAGCTGGGCGCCGGTGAGCTCGGGGTGTTTCGCGGCGAGCAGCGCGGCGGCGCCGACCACGTGCGGCGTGGACATCGACGTGCCGCTCATCGTCTGGTAGAAGCCCTCGCCTTCGGCGGTGTATTGCGACCGAGCGGCCAGGATGTCGACGCCCGGCGCGGTGATCTCCGGCTTGAGCGCGCCGTCGCCGACCCGGGGTCCTTCGCTCGAGAACTCGGCGAGGTGATCGGTGCTGTCCACCGCGCCCACGGTCAGCGCCGCGTCGGCGGCGCCGGGCGAGCTGACGGTGCCGGCGCCGGCGGTGTTGCCCGCGGCGATCACGAACAGCGCGCCGGTCTGCGCGCTGAGCCGGTTCACCGCCTGGGACATCGGATCCGTGCCGTCGGAGGGCTCCTGCGAGCCCAGGCTCATGTTGATGATCTTGGCGTGCTCGTCGACCGCCGCCCACTCCATGCCGGCGAGGATCTCGGAGTCGCTGCCGGAGCCGGAGTTCGCCAGCACCTTGCCGATGTGCAGGCGAGCGCCCGGGGCGACACCCTTTTCGGTGCCGCCGGACGCGGCGCCCGTGCCGGCGATGGTGGAGGCGACGTGGGTGCCGTGGCCGTAGAGGTCCTTGACGTCCTCGCCGGGGATGAAGCTGCGCGTGTCGACGATGCGTCCCGCCAGGTCGGGGTGGCCCTCGTCCACGCCCGTGTCGAGCACCGCGACGTCGACGCCCTGACCGGTGTCGCCGCCGGTCCAGACCTCGGGCGCGCCGATCTGCGCGGTCGACTCGGCCAGGTCGGCGTGGACCTTGCCGTCGAGCCAGATCTGCTTGATGCCGTTCGCGAACGCCGGTGCCGCCGCGAAGGACGACGGCGCCCCCGCCGTCACCGCGGCCCAGAAGTCCTGCGCCTGCGCGTGGTTCTCGGTGACGGCGGCGCCGTCGACGCTCGCCAGTGGACGGACCAGCGCCGAGCCGCGGGGCGCGGTGTTCGCCCGGAATCCCGGGGAAGGGTTCGTGTACGAGACGATCAGGGGCAGGTCGGCGCGGTGCGCGTCGTCGTAGCCGGCGGCGATCAGGTCCGTGACGTCGAAGAGGCGCCGGTCCAGGATCCCCTTGGCGAGGTAGGGCATCGCCGAGGACGGGTAGACGTACACGTCGCCGGCCGACTCGAGGATCCGCGCGTCGGCGGGGCCGCCGTCGGGGCCCTTGACCGAGATCGTCCCCCCGTTGTCACCGGTGTCGCCGGTCGTGTTCACCGTGACGACATCGCCGGTGACCAGGGTGACGGTGTGGGTTTGCGGGGCCGCGGGCCCCGACGATCTGCCGGGTGCGGCCGAGGCCGGACCGGCGACCAGAACCGTGCTGAGCGACGACGCGAGGCACGCGGCCGCCGCGACGGCCCGACGCTTGCGTGAACTTCTCAACGAGGGATTCCTTTCTGCGCAGGGGCAGACCGGCGGGCGCAATTGCCACACCGGAACGGCCGAACAGTGCCAGCCGCCGGAACCCGTCACAAGATCCCCGCGTGGCTGCTCACTGCCACCTGGCACAATCCCGACAACTCCGGTAGGACATTCGCATGGAGCTCGGGGTCCTGGGGTTGTCCTCCGACGAGGAGCGGGTCTATGAAGCGCTCGTCGCCCTGCCCGGGTCGACGGTCGCCGGGCTCGCCGACCACCTGTCGAGCCCGGCGGGCCCGTTGCAGCAGACGCTCGACGCCCTCGTCGACAATCACCTGGTGGCCGCGAGCGGCAGCCCGGCGCGGTACCTGGCCGCTCCGCCGGACATCGCGATCAACCAGCTCGTGCAGCAGCGCGAGCGCGAACTGAGCGCGGCGCGCGCGAAAGTGCACGCGCTGTCGGAGATCCACCGCAGCGCGCACCGGACGAGCCCCGAGCTCGTGATCGAGCAGCTCACCGACCGCGAAACGATCGCCGCGGCCGTCGCGCACCTGGAATCCGAGGCGCTGCACCAGGTCCGCGTGTTCGACACCCCGCCGTACTACGAGCCGCCCGGCGGTGAAGGCGCCGCCCGCAACACCCAGGCGCAGATCGCCCGCCACCAGAACGACGGCGTCGCGCACCGCGTGATCTACAGCCTGGACGCGGTGGCCTGGCCGCAGAAGCTGGAAACCGACATCCTGCCCGCCGTCCGCGGCGGCGAAGAAGCCCGGACCCGCCGGACCCTGCCCATCAAACTCATCATCCGCGACGACCAGGACGCCCTCATCCCCTTCGACCTCAGCCACAGCGGCCTGCAGGTCGCCTACCTCGTCCGGCGCTCCCCGCTCCTCACCGCCCTCGAGGCCCTCTTCGAGGGCGAATGGGCCCAGGCCGCCCCGCTCGACGCGTCCGCGGTGACGCCGGGTCCGTTCGGCGGCGGTCCCCGCCCGGACGACGAAACCCGCGCCCTGCTCACGATGATGATGGCGGGCCTCACCGACACCGCCATCGCGCGCGTGAACGGCTGGAGCACCCGGACGACGTACCGCCGGCTCCAGCGGCTGATGACGGAGCTGGGCGCGTCGACACGGTTTCAGGCGGGCAGCCTGGCGGAACGCCGCGGCTGGTTGTGAGCGGGCGGGTCGATCAACGAGCCAGGAAGAGCAGCTCCTCGATCTC
The sequence above is a segment of the Amycolatopsis sp. 2-15 genome. Coding sequences within it:
- a CDS encoding helix-turn-helix domain-containing protein, with the translated sequence MELGVLGLSSDEERVYEALVALPGSTVAGLADHLSSPAGPLQQTLDALVDNHLVAASGSPARYLAAPPDIAINQLVQQRERELSAARAKVHALSEIHRSAHRTSPELVIEQLTDRETIAAAVAHLESEALHQVRVFDTPPYYEPPGGEGAARNTQAQIARHQNDGVAHRVIYSLDAVAWPQKLETDILPAVRGGEEARTRRTLPIKLIIRDDQDALIPFDLSHSGLQVAYLVRRSPLLTALEALFEGEWAQAAPLDASAVTPGPFGGGPRPDDETRALLTMMMAGLTDTAIARVNGWSTRTTYRRLQRLMTELGASTRFQAGSLAERRGWL